The nucleotide window GTCGGGCGATCTGCTCAAGGTCCACACGCGCGACGGCAAGGACGTCGACGTGAAGCTCGCCAAGGACACGCCGATTCGCGGCGTCGTACTCGCCGACGTGAACGACATCAAGCCGGACAGCTATGTCGGCACCGCCGCGATTCCGCAAGCGGACGGCACGCTGAAAGCACTCGAAGTGCACGTGTTCCCGGCCAGCATGCGCGGCTCCGGTGAAGGCCACCGTCCGTGGGATCTCGGCGGCAACAGTTCGATGACCAACGGCACCGTGGGCTCGCTCGTGGTCAGCAACGGCCGCACGATCACCGTGAAGTACAAGGACGGCGAAAAGAAAATCGTGATTCCGCAAGACGTGCCTATCGTCGCGTTGGAACCGGGTGACCGTTCGCTGCTGGTGCCGGGCGCGAAAGTCGTGCTGTTCGCCCACAAGGATGCCGACGGCTCGATGGCGGCCAACTTCATCTCCGCGGGCGAGCATGGCGTGACGCCGCCGATGTAATACGGCGTGGTTGTTTATCCGGTTTGTTCGAGTAGCCGCGTTCTTCAATGACGCGGCTTTCCATTTCCTGTTCGTCTCGCGATCCTTGCACCATGTCCGAACCGCAAAAGCGCCTGCTCGTTCACCCGCTCGTCGTGCGAATCACGCACTGGATCAACGCCTTCGCGATGGTTTGCATGGTGATGAGCGGGTGGGCCATCTATAACGCGTCGCCGTTTTTCCCGTTCAGATTTCCGGTTTGGGCGACCGTCGGCGGGTGGCTGGGCGGTTCGATCGCGTGGCATTTCGCGGCGATGTGGCTGCTCTGCGCGAACGGGCTGCTGTATCTCGCGTATGGCATCGGGCGTGGGCATTTCCGCCGCAAGCTGTTGCCGGTGCATCCGCGCGACGTGGTGCATGACGCAAGCCTCGCGCTGCAGTTCAGGTTGCCGCACGATACCGGCAAATACAACGCGGTGCAGCGTGCGCTGTATCTGCTCGTCCTATGTCTTGGCGTGCTGCTGGTGGCGTCGGGCCTGTCTATCTGGAAACCGGTGCAGTTCTCGTGGCTCACCGCGCTATTCGGCGGCTTCGACTTTGCGCGGCGCGTGCATTTCATCGCGATGGCGGGCGTCGTCGGGTTTGTGGTCGTGCATCTGGCGCTGGTGCTGCTCGTGCCGCGCACCTTGCTGCCGATGCTGACCGGGCGAGCGCGGCATTCGACCCATGAAGGGAGCCATGCATGAGCATATTTAAACCCAACGACGACGCGCGCCGGTCCCGCATCGTCCTCGCTGATCATCAGCCGCAAATCGAGCGGCTGCAACGGCGCCTGTTCCTGCGCTCGTCGCTTTCCATCGGCGCGCTGGCGATGCTCTCTGGCTGCAACATGCAGGACGGCGATTCGGTCGACAAGGTGCTGTGGGCCATGTCGCGCTGGAACGATCGTGTGCAGGGCTGGCTGTTCGACCGCAACAAGCTGGCGCCCACCTATTCGGCACGCGAGATCACCGACCCGTTCCCGTTCAATGCTTTTTATCCGGAGTTCGACGCGCCGGACATCGACGGCTCCACGTATCAACTGGAAGTGTCGGGGCTCGTGTCGGACAAGCGCACCTGGAATCTCGATCAGTTGCGCGCATTGCCGCAGGCTTCGCAGATCACGCGGCACATCTGCATCGAAGGATGGAGCGCGATCGGGCAATGGCGCGGCGTACCGTTTCGCACGTTTCTGGAGCGCATCGGCGCGGATCTGAACGCGCGCTATGTCGGCTTCAAATGCGCGGATCGTTACTACTCCAGCCTGGACATGGCAACGGCCCTGCATCCGCAGACGCAGCTCACGCTCGATTTCCGCAATGAGCCGCTGCCGGCCATATACGGCTACCCGCTGAAGCTGCGCGTGCCAACCAAACTCGGCTTCAAGAATCCCAAGCATATCGCGGCGATCTTCGTGACCAACACGAACCCCGGCGGCTATTGGGAAGACCAGGGGTACAACTGGTTCAGCGGTTTGTAACGCCGCTTATTCGCCCGTTCACACGGCGGTGACATAACGCGCCACCGGCTTGACCACGCGCGGCGGTGGCGCATCGTAGACGGCGCGCATGCGCTTCACTTCGTCAACCGGACTCAGGCCGAACAGCCGCTTGAACTCGCGGCTGAATTGCGACGCGCTTTCATAACCGACGCGCGCCGCGGCTGCTCCCGCATTCAAACCATCCTGCACCATCAGCAAACGCGCATGATGCAAACGCGTGGTCTTCACGTATTGCATCGGCGAAGTCGCCGTGACGGCTTTGAACTGCGCATGAAACACGGCGAGGCTCATGCCCGCTTCGGACGCGAGGGTATCGACGTCGAGCACGCCGTGGTAATCCGCATGAATTCGCCGCAGCGCCTTGGCAATGCGGCCGAAATGATTCTGATGCGTGAGCGCCGCGCGAATCGCGTCACCCTGCTCGCCGGTCAACACGCGATAACAGATTTCGCGCACCACGCCGGGCGCGAGAATGCGCGCGTCGAGCGGCGCAGCCAAGGCGTCCATCAGACGTTGTACCGCATTGCCGAGCGCCGGATCGAGCGGTGTCGAATAGATCCCGACGGGGTCGTGCTGCGCGGCGCCCTGCGTTTCGCTCAGCGCCATCAGCAATTCGGCCACCATGGTCAGATCGACACGCACGGAGATGGCGAGAAACGGCTCTTCCGGGCTCGCCTCGGTCTCGCATTCGAACGGCAAGGGCACCGAGAGCACCAGGTACTGCTGCGCGTCGTACTGGAACACCTGATCGCCGAGAAAGCCGCGCTTGCGGCCCTGACAGACGATCACGATGCTCGGCTCGTACATGACAGGCATACGCGGCATGGGCTTATTCGCGCGCATCAGGTTGACGCCTTCGAGGCTCGTGCGGGTGAGGCCCGGGGTGGGCGCGAGCACGTCGAATAATTCGAGCACGCGCTGCTGGGCGGGATCGACCGGGACGGGTTCAGCGGAACGGGTTGACATGACGGTATAGTGACGTGCAAGAGAATAATGCTTGAAATTTAGCACCAAACGACCTATCGCGCTCCTCGCCAGGAGTTTTAGGCAAATCTTCAAGACATTCAGGTATTCCCTGGGTCGCTTGCCCCTCCTATCATGGGAACCCTGCCGGATCATCCTATTCCGCGCTGCGCCGGGCTCGGTTGCCAATTCCAGCTTGACGAATTTGGCAGCCACCGCTCGCGCCGTGATCCCGGTTCATGACGAGGTTGGCCACATCGGCGACGTGCGTCGCCCATCGCCGGCGCCTTGCGACTTGCGACTTCACCCTCTTTGCTGGAGCTACCCATGAGCACGACTTACGCCTATGCAGCGACCGACGCTACCGCGCCGCTCGCCCCGTTCGAATTCCAGCGCCGTGAACTGCGCGCCCATGACGTGCAGATGGAAGTACTGTTTTGCGGTGTGTGCCATTCCGATCTGCATCAGGCGCGCAACGAATGGAAGAACACGACTTTTCCGGTCGTGCCGGGCCATGAAATCGTCGGCCGCGTGACCGCGGTCGGCTCTGACGTGACGAAATACAAAGCGGGCGATCTGGTTGGCGTCGGCTGTCTGGTCGACTCGTGCCGCACGTGTGCGAGTTGCGAGGAAGGTTTAGAACAGTATTGCGAGAACGGTTTTGTCGGCACGTATAACGGTGTCGACCGGGTCGACGGTCAGATCACTTACGGCGGCTATTCCACGCAACTCGTCGTGGACGAAGCGTTCACGCTGCGTGTGCCGGAGAATCTCGACCCGGCCGGCGTGGCGCCGTTGCTGTGCGCCGGCATCACGACTTATTCGCCGTTGCGGACCTGGGGCGCGGGTCCTGGCAAGAAGGTCGGCATTGTCGGCCTCGGCGGCCTGGGGCATATGGGTGTGAAGCTCGCGCGTGCGATGGGTGCGCATGTCGTGCTGTTCACCACGTCGCCGTCGAAGATCGAAGACGCGAAGCGGCTGGGCGCGCATGAGGTCGTGATTTCGAAAAAAGCTGAGGAGATGGAAGCGCATTTGAACAGCTTCGATCTGATTGTGAATACGGTTGCCGCCCCGCATGACCTGAATCCGTTTTTGAATCTGCTCAAGCGGGATGGGACCATGACGCTGGTCGGCGCACCGGAGCACGATCATCCGTCGCCGCAGGTGTTCAATCTGATTATGAAGCGTCGCCGGTTGGCCGGGTCGTTGATTGGTGGGATTGCTGAGACGCAGGAAATGCTGGATTTCTGCGGGGAGCACGGGATTACTTCTGATATTGAGTTGATTGCTATGCAGGGGATCAATGAGGCTTATGAACGGATGCTCAAGAGTGATGTTAAGTATCGGTTTGTGATTGATCTGGATTCCTTGCGGAAGTGAGTTTGGGTTTTTTGGGCTCGCGCCGTGGGTTTTTTTTGGCCTGCGGCGTGGGTTTTTTGATGGTTTTGTAGTCGTTTTTTTCTGTGTTTTTTGGGGTGTTGGCCTTTCCTTGAATTCATAGTGGTCTATTGGCGTTGCCCCTGTGCGGGGCGGCACTTGTAGTGGTCAAGCCTCTTTGGACACCCACAAAGAGGTTTTTCAATAAATCGAAGTTTCGTATCGCACTGGAGGCAAATTGTTTGCCGCCGAATGAATGCGCCGGTAGTTGTAGAAGTCTGCGATGTAGCCCGCGATGTCGCGGCGGGCGACTTCGTGGCTGCCGTATTCCTGTTCGCCAATCCATTCACTTTTCAGGCTTCTGAAGAAGCGCTCGACCACCGCGTTGTCCCAGCAATTGCCCTTTCTGCTCATGCTCTGGACGATCCCGTTCGCCTTCAGATCGCTCACAAAGCGCTCGCTCGTGTACTGGCAGCCCTGATCGGAGTGGAACATCAGCCCCGCTGCCGGGCGCCGCTTCTGCCGGGCCTGCTGTAGCGCCTGGATGACCAGTTCCGTATCCGCCTGCAAGGCGAACGCCCAGCCTACGATGCGGCGCGAGTGCAGATCCATCACGATGGCCAGATAGGACCACCCCTGACGCGTTCTCACATACGTGATATCGCCCGCCCATACCCGGTTGATCGCGCCCGGCTCGAATTGCCGCTCAAGCAGGTTAGGTGCAATCAGGGCTTCACCCCCGGCCTTGCGGTACCGGTGCGTTCGCCGCCTGGCCACAGCCAGTTGCGCCTCGCGCATCAGCGAACGCGCCCGGTAGCGTCCGATCGCGTAACCCTGCTGCTGCAGTGCCTGCGCCATCCGGCGACTGCCGTAACTGCTGCGGCTTTCGCTGTGAATCTGACGCACGGCCTTCAGCAGTGGAGGCGATGCGACTGGTTTGCGTGGCCGCGCAGCAAAGGCGTAATAGCTGCTTCGCGGCACTTTCAGCAAACGGCACATCAGACTCACCGGCCAGGCCTTCTTCAGCGAACGGATCACTTCGAGGAGCGATCCATTTCCTTGACGAAGAAGGCCGTAGACTTTTTTAGTATCTCGCGCTCCCGCTCAAGCTCCATCACGCGCGCTTCCAGCTCACGGATGCGTCGCTGGTCGCGCTGGATCTGCATGTCGCTGCGTGGCGGCTCAGCCTGCTGCGCACGCCACTGCGCCACCCAGCGCCGCAAAGCCGAGTCGCCCACGCCCAGCGCCTCGCAAGCCCTGGTGATCGAATAACCCTGCCCAACCACCAGTTGCACTGCCTCTGCCTTGAATTCGTCAGTCAGGTTCCGTCTGCCCATGTCTCTCACCTCAGTTGGAGAATTATCCCCTTTAGAGGTGTCCAGAGCCATTGGACCACTACAACTTACTTCTCTTTGCCGGCCGCAAAGAGAAGTAAGCAAGAGAAAGCGGCTCAAACCGCTAATTCTTAAGTGGGTCCCCCGCACAGTCCCGGTAGTGGTGCATCTGGAATCCGTCACCTCGCACATTCGGCGCTCGTGACACAGCAGTCATTCTTCAGGCGGCGCTGCGCGCGCCCACGTTACTCACTAACCCAACGGTTTTCTTCGGCATGTGGCCGAGGCGAAGCCGCCCCCACCACGCCCAAACGAATCCACTGTTTATACGCGGACCGCTCCGACGAGCGCGAAGCGCGAGGCGGGAAGTATGACGGCCTTGTCACTCACGCGGAATGCGCGAGAACACGGATTCCAGATGCACCACTTACCGTGGCTGCGCGAGGGACCCGCTTATGAGCTGGCGGTGTGAAGCCGCTTTCTTTGCCTACTTTCTTTGCGGCGGCAAAGAAAGTAGGTGCCGCCCCGCACAGGGGCAACGCTAATAGACCACTAAGAAATCAAGGAAAGGCCAACAACACCCCAAAGACCACAACCAGAACCGCCGCGCAGGCAATAGAACCCGCCAGAATCTCAAAACCCCCGACTGGAGCATGAAACCGTGATTGACAGAATAACTGCAATGCGCACATTCATCCGAATCGTGGACACCAACAGCTTCACCCGCGCAGCGGAATCATTAAACATTCCTCGCGCCACGGCGACCACCATCGTTCAGAATCTGGAAGCCCTGCTAGGCACCGTCCTGCTGGCCCGCACAACGCGGCGCCTGAGTGTCACACCCGAAGGCGCGGCCTACTACGAACGTTGCTCGCAAATTCTCGCCGACATCGACGAAATGGAAGCCAGCATCCGTCACGCCACGGATAATCTCACCGGCCGTCTGCGTATCGAAATGCCAGGCGCCGTGGCGAGCGCCATCGTCCTGCCGGCCCTGGACGACTTTCACACGCGCTACCCTAACCTCGACCTTGCGATAGGCATCAGCAACCGCACCGTCGATCTGATCACCGAAGCCATCGACTGCAGCATCCAGCTCGGCGAATTGCCGGATTCGAATCTGGTCGCGCGCCAACTCGGCACCCTCGAACACGTGACGTGTGCGAGTCCGGCCTACCTGGCCCGCCACGGCGCGACCGCGGACCTCGACGATTTGCGTGGACACGTGGCTGTCAATTGCATGTCGCCGCACAACGGCCGCGAAGTGGACTTCGATTTCGAAGTGGACGGCGAAGCGCAAAACGTCAAGGTAAAAGGCTTCGTCAAGGTCAGCGACGAACAGGCCTACCTCACCTGCGGCCTGCAGGGCCTCGGTCTCATCCAGCCGGCGCGGATCGCCGCGCAACCGTATCTCGACTCGGGACTATTGCGCGAAGTCCTGCCGCAATGGAAGCCCGTGCCAATGCCAGTCTCGGTTGCCTACGTGAAGAATCGCCGCGTATCGCCGCGCGTGCGCGCGTTCGTGGACTGGCTGGCGGAATTGTTCGAGAAAGCGGAGCACGTCGATCAGGATCTCTCGCGCGTCCGTCAATTGCTGCGCGGTCTGCATGCCGCCTGAGGCGGGTTGCAGGCGCGCAGCGCAGTGGAAAAAACGTGTCAGTCAGGTAGCGTCACCGGCACCGGCCGTGTCAACAGATCGACATGGAAATTGAAAAAATTCGGCTTGTCGAAACGTTTCACATTCGCGGGCCATTTAGATTTGACGCTGAAGTGAAGCTTATTGCGACTCTTCCGCCCACACGGCATTTTCGCGAGCCATCAGCGCCGTGGATGCAGCCGGCCCGAACGTGCCCGCCGTATAGCTACGCGGCTTGTCGCCCGATTTGCTCCAGCCTGCCAGAATCGGCTCGGCCCACGCCCATGCCGCCTCGAGTTCGTCGCGGCGCATGAAGTGCGTGAGACGTCCGCGAATCACATCGATCAGCAAACGCTCATACGCTTCCGCTCGGCGCTCAGTGAACGCCTGCTGCAAATCCAGATTCAGATTCACCGGCAACATGTGCATGCCGCTGCCCGGCTCCTTCGCGAGCACCTGCAACTGGATCGACTCCTCAGGCTGCAGCTGGATCACGAGCCGGTTGCCGTAGTTGCGCCCGCTATTCCCGTTCGGGATGATCGAGAAAGGCAGCTCGGAAAATTCTATGACGATCTCCGACACCTTCTTCTGCATCCGCTTGCCAGTGCGCAGAAAAAACGGCACGTGCGCCCAACGCCAGTTGTTGATATGCGCGCGCAATGCGACGAAAGTTTCGGCGCGGCTGCCCGCCGGCACGTTGTCTTCTTCCTGATAACCCTTCACTGCCTCGCCGTCCACGGCGCCGGCGGTGTACTGGCCACGCACGGTATCGCGCGCGATGTCCTCGGGCGTCATGGGCCGCAGCGAACGCAGCACCTTGAGCTTTTCGTCGCGGACCGCGTCCGGGTCGAGCGACACGGGCGGCTCCATTGCGACGATGCACAGCAATTGCAGCAAGTGGTTCTGCACCATGTCGCGCAGCGCGCCGGTTTTATCGTAAAAGCCCGCGCGGCTGCCCACGCCGACCGTTTCCGCCACCGTGATCTGCACGCTCTTGATATACGGCGCCTGCCACAACGGGCCGAAAATCGGATTGCCGAAGCGCAGCACCATCAGGTTCTGCACGGTCTCCTTGCCGAGGTAGTGGTCGATCCGGTAGATCTGCGCTTCATTGAAGTGCTTGCCGACCGCCGTGTTGATTTCCTGCGCGGAGGCCAGATCGTGACCCAGCGGCTTCTCGAGCACGACGCGCGAGTTGGCGTCGATCAATCCGGCTGCAGCGAGGTTGTCGCAGATATTCGTGA belongs to Paraburkholderia sp. FT54 and includes:
- a CDS encoding cytochrome b/b6 domain-containing protein gives rise to the protein MSEPQKRLLVHPLVVRITHWINAFAMVCMVMSGWAIYNASPFFPFRFPVWATVGGWLGGSIAWHFAAMWLLCANGLLYLAYGIGRGHFRRKLLPVHPRDVVHDASLALQFRLPHDTGKYNAVQRALYLLVLCLGVLLVASGLSIWKPVQFSWLTALFGGFDFARRVHFIAMAGVVGFVVVHLALVLLVPRTLLPMLTGRARHSTHEGSHA
- a CDS encoding molybdopterin-dependent oxidoreductase, which produces MSIFKPNDDARRSRIVLADHQPQIERLQRRLFLRSSLSIGALAMLSGCNMQDGDSVDKVLWAMSRWNDRVQGWLFDRNKLAPTYSAREITDPFPFNAFYPEFDAPDIDGSTYQLEVSGLVSDKRTWNLDQLRALPQASQITRHICIEGWSAIGQWRGVPFRTFLERIGADLNARYVGFKCADRYYSSLDMATALHPQTQLTLDFRNEPLPAIYGYPLKLRVPTKLGFKNPKHIAAIFVTNTNPGGYWEDQGYNWFSGL
- a CDS encoding AraC family transcriptional regulator, which gives rise to MSTRSAEPVPVDPAQQRVLELFDVLAPTPGLTRTSLEGVNLMRANKPMPRMPVMYEPSIVIVCQGRKRGFLGDQVFQYDAQQYLVLSVPLPFECETEASPEEPFLAISVRVDLTMVAELLMALSETQGAAQHDPVGIYSTPLDPALGNAVQRLMDALAAPLDARILAPGVVREICYRVLTGEQGDAIRAALTHQNHFGRIAKALRRIHADYHGVLDVDTLASEAGMSLAVFHAQFKAVTATSPMQYVKTTRLHHARLLMVQDGLNAGAAAARVGYESASQFSREFKRLFGLSPVDEVKRMRAVYDAPPPRVVKPVARYVTAV
- a CDS encoding NAD(P)-dependent alcohol dehydrogenase codes for the protein MSTTYAYAATDATAPLAPFEFQRRELRAHDVQMEVLFCGVCHSDLHQARNEWKNTTFPVVPGHEIVGRVTAVGSDVTKYKAGDLVGVGCLVDSCRTCASCEEGLEQYCENGFVGTYNGVDRVDGQITYGGYSTQLVVDEAFTLRVPENLDPAGVAPLLCAGITTYSPLRTWGAGPGKKVGIVGLGGLGHMGVKLARAMGAHVVLFTTSPSKIEDAKRLGAHEVVISKKAEEMEAHLNSFDLIVNTVAAPHDLNPFLNLLKRDGTMTLVGAPEHDHPSPQVFNLIMKRRRLAGSLIGGIAETQEMLDFCGEHGITSDIELIAMQGINEAYERMLKSDVKYRFVIDLDSLRK
- a CDS encoding IS3 family transposase (programmed frameshift), giving the protein MGRRNLTDEFKAEAVQLVVGQGYSITRACEALGVGDSALRRWVAQWRAQQAEPPRSDMQIQRDQRRIRELEARVMELEREREILKKFYGLLRQGNGSLLEVIRSLKKAWPVSLMCRLLKVPRSSYYAFAARPRKPVASPPLLKAVRQIHSESRSSYGSRRMAQALQQQGYAIGRYRARSLMREAQLAVARRRTHRYRKAGGEALIAPNLLERQFEPGAINRVWAGDITYVRTRQGWSYLAIVMDLHSRRIVGWAFALQADTELVIQALQQARQKRRPAAGLMFHSDQGCQYTSERFVSDLKANGIVQSMSRKGNCWDNAVVERFFRSLKSEWIGEQEYGSHEVARRDIAGYIADFYNYRRIHSAANNLPPVRYETSIY
- a CDS encoding LysR family transcriptional regulator, producing MIDRITAMRTFIRIVDTNSFTRAAESLNIPRATATTIVQNLEALLGTVLLARTTRRLSVTPEGAAYYERCSQILADIDEMEASIRHATDNLTGRLRIEMPGAVASAIVLPALDDFHTRYPNLDLAIGISNRTVDLITEAIDCSIQLGELPDSNLVARQLGTLEHVTCASPAYLARHGATADLDDLRGHVAVNCMSPHNGREVDFDFEVDGEAQNVKVKGFVKVSDEQAYLTCGLQGLGLIQPARIAAQPYLDSGLLREVLPQWKPVPMPVSVAYVKNRRVSPRVRAFVDWLAELFEKAEHVDQDLSRVRQLLRGLHAA
- the zwf gene encoding glucose-6-phosphate dehydrogenase — protein: MTTHHTSATPDLPLDMIIFGGTGDLSFRKLLPALYMAHLHCNLPPDTRILTIGRKPWSREEYINEFMELKAKPFIEKKAFDAGAWDKFLALFEYVRMDVDSVEDYHRLKEASREGVRRVFYLATSPDLFTNICDNLAAAGLIDANSRVVLEKPLGHDLASAQEINTAVGKHFNEAQIYRIDHYLGKETVQNLMVLRFGNPIFGPLWQAPYIKSVQITVAETVGVGSRAGFYDKTGALRDMVQNHLLQLLCIVAMEPPVSLDPDAVRDEKLKVLRSLRPMTPEDIARDTVRGQYTAGAVDGEAVKGYQEEDNVPAGSRAETFVALRAHINNWRWAHVPFFLRTGKRMQKKVSEIVIEFSELPFSIIPNGNSGRNYGNRLVIQLQPEESIQLQVLAKEPGSGMHMLPVNLNLDLQQAFTERRAEAYERLLIDVIRGRLTHFMRRDELEAAWAWAEPILAGWSKSGDKPRSYTAGTFGPAASTALMARENAVWAEESQ